Proteins encoded within one genomic window of Candidatus Eisenbacteria bacterium:
- a CDS encoding transposase, producing MRREQKTHDEHKPERDPIHNPSLIRLSISTCFAFPAEQRKCLRTTNAIERLNEEFRRRVKTQGSLPTEEAAMVLLYGLVASGQIKLRKIDAPHLVRVALASPIAQRRAA from the coding sequence GTGAGACGGGAGCAGAAGACCCACGACGAGCACAAGCCAGAGAGAGATCCTATTCATAATCCATCCTTGATCCGGTTGAGTATCAGCACCTGCTTCGCCTTCCCGGCCGAGCAGCGCAAGTGCTTGCGCACCACCAACGCGATCGAGCGACTCAACGAGGAGTTCCGACGGCGCGTGAAGACGCAGGGCTCGCTGCCGACCGAGGAAGCCGCGATGGTGCTGCTCTACGGCCTCGTGGCCAGCGGGCAGATCAAACTGCGCAAGATCGATGCACCGCATCTCGTGCGTGTCGCGCTCGCAAGCCCGATCGCTCAGAGAAGGGCGGCCTGA
- a CDS encoding EF-hand domain-containing protein — MASAYVHAASFDRFDPDHDGVVTHEEFLRDRAQARSQ, encoded by the coding sequence ATGGCCAGCGCCTATGTGCACGCGGCGAGCTTCGATCGCTTCGACCCCGACCACGACGGCGTCGTGACGCACGAGGAGTTCCTGCGCGATCGCGCGCAGGCCCGGAGTCAATGA